The following coding sequences are from one Streptomyces sp. NBC_01294 window:
- a CDS encoding sporulation protein — protein MGFKKLFASLGAGGASVDTVITEPNVVPGGIVQGEVRIQGGSVEQQIEGLSVGLQARVEVEGGDQEYKQDVVFTKQRLGGAFQVQAGALHVVPFGLEIPWETPITHFGGQHLHGMNIGVSTELEIARAVDAGDLDPINVHPVPAQQAILDAFRQLGFSFRSADMERGHIRGTRQSLPFYQEIEFLPPSQYRGLNQVELTFISDGREMDVVLEMDKKPGLFSESSDTYRCFQVGLQSYQGTDWVAYLNQWIASVGSQRNWL, from the coding sequence ATGGGCTTCAAGAAGCTGTTCGCGAGCCTGGGTGCCGGTGGCGCTTCGGTGGACACCGTCATCACCGAGCCGAACGTCGTTCCGGGCGGGATCGTCCAGGGCGAGGTCCGGATCCAGGGCGGATCCGTGGAGCAGCAGATCGAGGGGCTGTCCGTCGGGCTGCAGGCACGGGTCGAGGTCGAGGGCGGGGACCAGGAGTACAAGCAGGACGTCGTCTTCACCAAGCAGCGGCTGGGCGGTGCCTTCCAGGTGCAGGCCGGCGCGCTGCACGTGGTGCCGTTCGGGCTGGAGATCCCGTGGGAGACGCCGATCACCCACTTCGGGGGTCAGCACCTGCACGGGATGAACATCGGGGTCAGCACCGAGCTGGAGATCGCTCGTGCGGTGGACGCGGGCGACCTCGACCCGATCAACGTGCACCCGGTGCCGGCGCAGCAGGCGATCCTCGACGCCTTCCGGCAGCTCGGTTTCTCCTTCCGCAGTGCGGACATGGAGCGCGGGCACATCCGAGGGACGCGCCAGTCGCTGCCCTTCTACCAGGAGATCGAGTTCCTGCCGCCGTCGCAGTACCGCGGGCTGAACCAGGTCGAGCTCACCTTCATCTCGGACGGCCGGGAGATGGACGTCGTCCTGGAGATGGACAAGAAGCCGGGTCTGTTCAGCGAGAGCAGCGACACATACCGCTGCTTCCAGGTGGGTCTGCAGTCGTACCAGGGGACCGACTGGGTCGCGTACCTGAACCAGTGGATCGCGTCCGTCGGTTCGCAGCGCAACTGGCTCTAG
- a CDS encoding DNA-3-methyladenine glycosylase codes for MSARPDRTPLPRSFFDRPVLTVAPDLLGRTLVRRTPEGPLELRITEVEAYEGESDPGSHAYRGRTARNASMFGPPGHAYVYFIYGMWFSLNLVCGPPGHAGGVLVRAGEVTVGADLAAKRRVTARNPRELAKGPARLATALDVDRSLDGTDLCAGPDSPLSLLTGTPTSPDLVSSGPRTGVGGAGATHPYRFWLTDDPTVSPYRAHAPRRRST; via the coding sequence ATGAGCGCGCGCCCTGACCGTACGCCCCTGCCCAGGTCCTTCTTCGACCGCCCGGTCCTCACGGTGGCCCCGGACCTCCTCGGCCGCACCCTCGTCCGCCGTACCCCGGAAGGCCCCCTGGAACTGCGCATCACGGAGGTCGAGGCGTACGAGGGGGAGTCCGACCCGGGCTCCCACGCCTACCGCGGCCGCACCGCACGCAACGCATCGATGTTCGGTCCACCCGGACACGCGTACGTCTACTTCATCTACGGCATGTGGTTCAGCCTGAACCTGGTGTGCGGCCCGCCGGGCCACGCCGGCGGGGTCCTGGTGCGCGCGGGCGAGGTCACCGTCGGTGCCGACCTGGCCGCCAAACGTCGGGTTACAGCCAGAAACCCGAGAGAACTGGCCAAAGGCCCGGCCCGCCTGGCCACGGCCCTGGACGTCGACCGCTCCCTCGACGGCACCGACCTCTGCGCGGGCCCCGATTCCCCCTTGTCCCTCCTCACGGGCACCCCCACCTCGCCCGACCTGGTGAGCAGCGGCCCGCGCACGGGAGTCGGCGGAGCCGGCGCCACCCACCCGTACCGCTTCTGGCTCACCGACGACCCGACGGTGAGCCCGTACCGGGCCCACGCGCCACGCCGCCGCTCAACTTGA